One window of the Daphnia pulex isolate KAP4 chromosome 8, ASM2113471v1 genome contains the following:
- the LOC124200468 gene encoding voltage-dependent calcium channel type A subunit alpha-1-like isoform X4 — protein sequence MGSKRPISNMATASSGSGPTSLFILTEKNIIRRYTRFIIEWPPFEYAVLLTIIANCVVLALEEHLPGGDKTPLARKLEKTEPYFLGIFCVESTLKILALGFALHRGSYLRNIWNMMDFVVVVTGFVTLFAQDELDVDLRTLRAIRVLRPLKLVSGIPSLQVVLKSIIKAMAPLLQIGLLVLFAIVIFAIIGLEFYSGALHKTCYSIEDLNEILAEGELATPCNTDNATQAVAGSYICDYNSSLCLEKWEGPNFGITSFDNIGFAMLTVFQCITMEGWTSILYWTNDALGSSYNWVYFVPLIVIGSFFMLNLVLGVLSGEFAKERERVENRQAFLKLRRQQQLERELNGYVEWICKAEEVILAEERTTEEEKLHIMEARRRAAAKRKKLKHLGKSRSTDTEDEENEDEPDEVPKKKGFKGFSRASYLKSKVKNKGACKRFWRAEKRLRFKIRHTVKQQWFYWFVIVLVFFNTVCVAVEHYNQPPWLTEFLYYAEFAFLGLFMTEMCIKMYALGPRIYFESAFNRFDCVVISGSIFEVIWSAFKSGSFGLSVLRALRLLRVFKVTKYWSSLRNLVISLLSSMRSILSLLFLLFLFILIFALLGMQLFGGAFNFPEGTPPANFNSFPIALLTVFQILTGEDWNEVMYQGIESQGGSRRGMIYSLYFIILVLFGNYTLLNVFLAIAVDNLANAQELTAAEEEQEEEDKEKQQQELEKEMEALHLGSEGSPKLDSTSPSKKGKGKRGHKSEGNGDAKTGDNVDDDDIMGPKPMLPYSSMFILSPTNPVRRAAHWVVNLPYFDFFIMVVISLSSIALAAEDPVEEGSFRNDILNYFDYAFTGVFTVEMVLKVIDLGVVFHPGSYCRDLWNILDATVVICALVAFAFSGSSTGQNLSTIKSLRVLRVLRPLKTIKRVPKLKAVFDCVVNSLKNVFNILIVYMLFHFIFAVVAVQLFNGKFFYCTDDSKHTQDDCQGDYFTFSYDKRPPEVKRREWKSQLFHYDNVMAAMLTLFAVQTGEGWPQVLQNSMAATQEDHGPILHYRIEMSIFYIVYFIVFPFFFVNIFVALIIITFQEQGEAELQDGEIDKNQKSCIDFAIQAKPLERYMPKDRESFKYKIWRVVVSTPFEYFIMTLIVLNTLLLMMKYYKQSVLYKETLHYMNTAFTALFSIECMLKIISFGVRNFFKDPWNTFDFVTVVGSIIDALVVEFGENFINVGFLRLFRAARLIKLLRQGYTIRILLWTFVQSFKALPYVCLLIAMLFFIYAIIGMQVFGNLHLDPDSSVNRHNNFQSFIGGLLLLFRCATGEAWPNIMLSCIRGRQCDPRALKFENGQVIEDKECGSNLAYAYFVSFIFFCSFLMLNLFVAVIMDNFDYLTRDSSILGAHHLDEFIRIWAEYDPNATGKILYTEMFDMLKNMDPPLGFGNKCPYRLAYKKLIRMNMPVDVDGKVQFTSTLFALIRENLSIKMRPADEMDEANQELRVTIKKIWPLQAKKVLDLIIPPDNELNTGKLTVGKIYGGLLILENWKTTRFGQIEASASTKQSLFERLMGSMARTGSNKGSLSHPHSHSHPNSNSGSTTLANHGSGGIHQEEKEASTVIDLIPGAPAPDRFAAVFSNQPNSSSSNKALEILTDQLDHQHDSRPPSVESASKVMHRLKPEGEAGMHRPNSRAWSPSPCALRRSHSPQPHYRRDMSPLPPRRAHDIGFSDAVSDVVDIVKHETSRKGRARAKLRGDEYSLSRCRTPTRQERHVRSRMIHPSMVSEYDRRHYRSASNSPDHFGDERVSPVPSPMPARLPSIPVKRGYRSATNSLEENLSRSPTPENLPSCSNNHGLVKEGSLSQHSYPTLPQRRSGGRRLPPTPRNPSTLNFGVVGAVVMATQRAPHSPTSAHLGGVMGPGGTINFPKLSPSPTHPSRTHHLPAIPSGQVGRLRDRLPTLPGASHPRSNNCGLPVGNDDEEDYMPALRIEPLSFEQALAMGRGVGGVGRQLPNGYKPGQQGVSVDSQLTSGDRRLVDRPPLNQRTLSNRPLQHRADEGRSDSDEDDWC from the exons ATGGGCTCAAAAAGACCCATTTCTAACATGGCGACCGCTTCATCAGGATCGGGACCCACCTCGCTCTTCATTCTCACAGAAAAGAACATCATACGCCGTTACACCAGATTCATCATCGAGTGGCC TCCGTTTGAGTATGCAGTGCTGTTGACCATCATAGCCAACTGTGTTGTTCTGGCTCTGGAGGAGCATCTACCTGGAGGCGATAAAACACCCTTAGCTCGGAAATTG GAGAAAACAGAGCCCTATTTTTTGGGCATTTTTTGTGTAGAATCCACCTTGAAAATTTTAGCTCTTGGTTTCGCCCTGCACCGCGGATCGTACTTGAGAAACATTTGGAACATGATggatttcgtcgtcgtcgtcacagG ATTTGTGACGCTGTTCGCACAAGATGAACTGGACGTCGATTTGCGCACCCTCCGTGCCATACGCGTCCTCCGACCACTCAAACTTGTGTCCGGCATTCCCA GTTTGCAAGTGGTGCTCAAGTCTATCATCAAAGCCATGGCCCCTTTACTTCAAATTGGACTGCTGGTGCTCTTTGCTATCGTCATCTTTGCCATTATCGGTCTCGAATTTTATTCTGGAGCACTTCACAAAACGTGCTACAGCATTGAAGATTTGA ATGAGATTCTGGCGGAAGGCGAGTTGGCGACGCCGTGTAACACCGATAACGCAACGCAGGCAGTCGCGGGCAGTTATATATGCGATTACAATTCATCGCTGTGCCTGGAGAAGTGGGAGGGCCCTAATTTTGGCATTACGTCCTTTGACAATATTGGATTCGCCATGTTAACTGTGTTTCAGTGTATCACTATGGAGGGTTGGACTTCTATACTTTATTGG aCCAACGATGCCCTGGGCAGTTCGTACAACTGGGTGTATTTTGTTCCTCTCATCGTCATCGGATCATTTTTCATGCTCAATCTAGTACTCGGTGTACTTAGCGG GGAATTTGCCAAGGAAAGAGAGCGCGTAGAAAATAGGCAAGCTTTCTTGAAATTGCGCCGTCAGCAACAACTAGAGCGCGAACTCAACGGCTACGTTGAATGGATCTGCAAAGCAG AGGAGGTCATTTTAGCCGAAGAGAGAACGACGGAAGAGGAGAAACTTCACATCATGGAAG CAAGGAGAAGAGCGGCGGCGAAGCGGAAAAAGTTGAAGCACTTGGGTAAGAGCCGAAGCACCGACACTGAAGACGAGGAAAACGAAGATGAACCCGACGAAG TGcctaagaaaaaagggtttaAAG GTTTCTCTCGTGCCTCCTATCTCAAAtctaaagtgaaaaacaaaggaGCCTGCAAGCGATTTTGGAGAGCCGAAAAAAGATTACG GTTCAAAATCCGGCATACGGTAAAACAACAATGGTTTTACTGGTTCGTGATTGTGTTAGTGTTTTTCAACACGGTTTGCGTGGCTGTGGAACACTACAATCAGCCTCCGTGGCTGACCGAGTTCTTGT ACTACGCTGAATTTGCCTTTTTGGGTTTGTTCATGACTGAAATGTGCATCAAAATGTATGCACTGGGTCCGAGGATTTACTTTGAATCCGCGTTCAACCGCTTCGATTGCGTCGTCATCAGCGGTTCGATTTTCGAAGTGATTTGGTCCGCATTCAAGTCGGGTTCATTTGGTCTCTCTGTACTCAGAGCGCTTCGATTGCTCCGGGTCTTCAAAGTCACCAA GTACTGGTCGTCGCTGAGGAACTTGGTGATTTCCTTGCTGAGTTCGATGCGCTCTATTCTTTCCCTTCTGTTTCTACTCTTCTTGTTCATTCTCATCTTCGCTTTATTGGGAATGCAACTCTTTGGAGGAGCTTTTAATTTTCCAGAAGGTACACCGCCAGCGAATTTCAACAGCTTTCCCATTGCCTTGCTCACCGTTTTCCAG ATATTGACGGGTGAGGATTGGAATGAAGTCATGTACCAAGGTATCGAGTCGCAGGGAGGATCGCGACGGGGAATGATCTACTCCCTTTATTTCATCATCCTTGTCCTCTTCGGCAATTACACTCTACTCAACGTCTTTTTGGCCATCGCCGTCGACAATTTGGCGAACGCTCAAGAACTGACGGCCGCCGAGGAAGAGCAAGAAGAGGAGGATAAAGAG aaacagcagcaggagTTAGAGAAGGAGATGGAAGCACTTCACTTGGGCAGCGAAGGCTCGCCAAAACTGGACTCGACATCCCCatctaaaaaaggaaaagg caaaCGGGGACACAAGTCCGAGGGAAATGGTGACGCTAAGACTGGAGACAATGTCGATGACGACGACATTATGGGGCCCAAACCAATGCTGCCTTACTCCTCCATGTTTATATTGTCTCCAACGAATCC ggTCCGGCGCGCTGCTCACTGGGTGGTGAACCTGCCTTActtcgatttttttatcatggtAGTCATCAGTTTGAGTAGCATCGCTCTCGCCGCTGAAGATCCGGTGGAAGAGGGAAGCTTCCGAAACGACATTCTCAATTACTTCGATTACGCATTTACCGGCGTATTTACTGTCGAAATGGTTCTTAAG GTTATAGATTTAGGTGTAGTATTTCACCCGGGCTCCTACTGTAGAGATTTGTGGAACATTTTAGACGCTACGGTTGTTATCTGTGCCCTGGTCGCCTTTGCTTTCTC GGGAAGCTCGACTGGTCAGAATTTGAGCACCATCAAGTCGCTGCGAGTGCTGCGCGTGCTGCGACCCCTCAAAACTATCAAACGTGTGCCGAAGCTAAAAGCCGTCTTCGACTGTGTAGTCAACTCGCTAAAGAACGTCTTCAATATCCTCATCGTTTACATGctcttccatttcattttcgctGTTGTCGCCGTCCAACTTTTCAACGGCAAATTCTTTTACTGCACCGATGACAGCAAGCACACTCAGGACGATTGCCA GGGGGATTACTTCACGTTTTCCTACGATAAGCGGCCACCGGAAGTCAAGCGGCGCGAGTGGAAATCGCAGCTATTTCATTACGACAACGTGATGGCAGCCATGTTGACCTTGTTTGCTGTCCAAACGGGCGAAGGATGGCCCca AGTGCTGCAGAATTCGATGGCCGCTACCCAGGAAGACCACGGCCCCATCCTTCACTATCGGATCGAAATGTCCATTTTCTACATCGTCTACTTCatcgttttccctttctttttcgtcaacaTCTTCGTAGCTCTCATTATTATCACCTTCCAGGAACAGGGTGAGGCTGAACTTCAAGATGGAGAAATAGACAAAAATCAG AAATCGTGCATCGATTTCGCCATCCAAGCCAAGCCGCTGGAGCGTTACATGCCCAAAGATCGCGAGAGCTTCAAGTACAAGATCTGGCGGGTGGTCGTGTCGACTCCGTTCGAGTATTTCATCATGACGCTCATCGTCCTCAACACGCTGCTCCTCATGATGAAG TACTACAAGCAGAGCGTCCTGTACAAGGAGACGCTACATTACATGAATACAGCCTTCACCGCACTGTTTAGCATTGAGTGTATGCTAAAAATCATCTCGTTTGGAGTGAGG aattttttcaaagaccCTTGGAACACGTTCGATTTCGTGACTGTCGTCGGCAGCATTATTGACGCACTCGTCGTCGAATTCGGG GAAAATTTCATCAACGTCGGTTTTTTACGGTTATTCCGAGCAGCCCGTTTGATCAAACTTCTCCGCCAAGGCTATACAATCCGCATTCTTTTATGGACGTTTGTACAGTCGTTCAAG GCTTTGCCTTACGTATGCTTGTTAATAGCCATGTTGTTTTTCATCTACGCCATCATCGGCATGCAG GTTTTCGGAAATCTTCATCTGGATCCGGACTCTTCTGTCAACCGCCACAACAACTTTCAGTCTTTCATAGGCGGTCTCTTACTTCTCTTTCG GTGTGCGACAGGTGAAGCGTGGCCCAATATCATGTTGTCGTGCATCCGTGGTCGCCAGTGCGATCCCAGAGCCCTGAAATTCGAGAATGGCCAGGTCATCGAGGACAAGGAGTGCGGCTCTAATCTGGCCTATGCTTACTTCGtctcttttatcttcttttgttcatttctG ATGTTGAATTTATTCGTGGCCGTTATTATGGACAACTTTGATTACCTTACGCGCGACTCTTCCATTCTTGGCGCTCACCATTTGGATGAGTTTATCCGCATCTGGGCCGAATACGACCCGAACGCAAC CGGGAAAATCCTTTACACGGAAATGTTTGAcatgttaaaaaatatggaTCCACCACTCGGCTTTGGCAATAAGTGCCCCTATCGCCTTGCTTACAAAAAACTTATTCGTATGAACATGCCAGTGGATGTCGACGGGAAGGTTCAATTCACCTCAACGCTTTTTGCACTCATCCGCGAGAATCTCAGCATCAAAATGAGACCTG CTGATGAAATGGACGAAGCGAACCAAGAGCTCCGGGTTACCATCAAGAAAATCTGGCCACTGCAAGCTAAAAAAGTTCTTGACTTGATCATTCCACCGGATAATG AACTTAATACGGGGAAGTTGACAGTTGGTAAGATCTATGGCGGCTTGCTCATTCTGGAAAACTGGAAGACGACTCGATTTGGACAAATTGAAGCTTCTGCGTCGACG AAACAGTCGCTCTTCGAACGCTTAATGGGAAGTATGGCCCGCACGGGCAGCAACAAAGGCTCGCTAAGTCACCCTCATTCCCATTCTCACCCTAATTCCAACTCCGGTTCCACCACCTTGGCAAACCACGGCAGCGGCGGAATTCACCAAGAGGAGAAAGAGGCTAGCACGGTAATCGATCTCATTCCGGGAGCCCCCGCCCCCGATCGCTTCGCCGCAGTTTTCTCCAACCAGCCTAATTCCTCAAG CTCTAACAAG GCCCTGGAGATACTGACGGATCAACTCGATCACCAGCACGATTCACGGCCGCCGTCGGTTGAATCCGCAAGCAAAGTCATGCACCGACTCAAGCCTGAGGGTGAGGCTGGCATGCACCGACCAAACAGCAGGGCCTGGTCACCTTCACCTTGCGCTTTGCGACGATCTCACTCTCCACAACCTCACTACAG GAGAGACATGTCTCCTTTGCCTCCACGGCGGGCGCACGATATTGGTTTCAGCGATGCTGTTTCGGACGTGGTCGACATTGTCAAACACGAAACGAGTCGCAAGGGACGAGCGAGAG CCAAACTGCGCGGCGACGAGTACAGCCTTTCCCGCTGCCGAACGCCCACACGCCAGGAGAGACACGTTCGCTCTCGGATGATTCATCCTTCGATG gTTTCGGAATATGACAGACGTCATTATCGATCTGCGTCAAATAGTCCCGACCATTTCGGGGACGAAAGAGTTTCACCCGTCCCTAGCCCAATGCCGGCTCGTTTGCCGTCGATACCTGTCAAACGAGGTTATCGCTCAGCCACCAATAGTCTGGAAGAGAATCTTTCAAGGAGTCCAACGCCTGAGAATCTTCCCTCTTGTAGCAACAATCATGGTTTG GTGAAAGAAGGAAGTTTGAGTCAGCATAGTTATCCGACCTTACCCCAACGTCGTAGTGGTGGCAGACGGTTGCCACCGACTCCGAGAAATCCTTCGACGTTGAACTTTGGAGTTGTTGGAGCCGTTGTCATGGCTACTCAACGTGCACCGCATTCGCCGACGTCTGCTCATCTAG GTGGAGTGATGGGACCTGGTGGGACCATCAACTTTCCCAAACTAAGTCCTTCACCAACTCATCCTTCTCGAACTCATCATTTGCCAGCCATTCCAAGTGGACAGGTGGGCCGATTGCGAGATCGCTTACCCACATTGCCGGGAGCGTCTCATCCAAGATCAAATAATTGTGGATTGCCCGTTGGCaatgacgacgaagaagactACATGCCAGCACTTCGTATCGAACCGCTAAGTTTCGAACAGGCTCTAGCCATGGGTAGAGGTGTGGGTGGGGTTGGTCGGCAACTGCCAAACGGCTACAAACCCGGCCAGCAAGGTGTCAGTGTTGATTCGCAATTGACGTCGGGTGATCGCAGACTGGTTGATCGGCCTCCGTTGAATCAGCGAACATTATCCAATCGCCCTCTCCAACATCGAGCAGACGAGGGGCGCAGTGATTCAGACGAGGACGATTGGTGTTAA